The sequence AAAAAACTCAAATAAAAAGTTGAATATCGGCGTCGGCTGCGTACTCGAGAAACATGGCAGCTCCCGCGAACTCCACGCCGTCTATGAAGTCTTCTTTCGAAAATCCAAACACATCCATCGTCATCTGGCACGCGATAAACTTCACCCCGCAATCGATACACAGCTC comes from Prosthecochloris marina and encodes:
- a CDS encoding DsrE/DsrF/DrsH-like family protein; the encoded protein is GNEGFQNINWQIPKIITGNVPGFDTLASSLMKKTFKKKGVATIEELRELCIDCGVKFIACQMTMDVFGFSKEDFIDGVEFAGAAMFLEYAADADIQLFI